A window of the Lolium perenne isolate Kyuss_39 chromosome 7, Kyuss_2.0, whole genome shotgun sequence genome harbors these coding sequences:
- the LOC127312694 gene encoding cell division cycle protein 27 homolog B isoform X5, which translates to METLMVDRVHASLRLFMNRNAVFLCERLCAQFPAETNVQLLATCYLHNNQPYAAYHILKGKKLPESRYLFAISCFRMNLLREAEETLCPVNEPNVEVPSGATGHYLLGLIYRYTGRVAPAAEQFTQALTLDPLLWAAYEELCILGVAEDANECFSEATALRLQQEHTSTSNLEKSNFVNENRVLSSNVSASLVDISPKQIKQLHANNTAEVPGYPHLRATALHVQNSVPSNVGQFDSPSPTVTQTSGIVPPPLFRNVHAYQNTIIGDAPAKPKMNAVNQPLRRKYLDEARLKKVTGRLFNQSSESIPRRSARLSRDTPINSNSNISQFGGNGTDHSSGSRYEAVDEMWTDNIAATSSSVSIAEGRCFEQDKPERILSQDSKLVTGIRELLGLLRTLGEGYRLSCLFKCQEALEVYRKLPEPQFNTGWVLCQVGKAYFELVDYLEANHFFELAHRLSPCTLEGMDIYSTVLYHLNEEMRISYLAQELISVDRLSPQAWCAVGNCFALRKDHETALKNFQRAVQIDPRVAYAHTLCGHEYSALEDYENSVKFYRCALQVDERHYNAWYGLGVVYLRQEKFEFAEHHFRRAFQINPRSSVLMCYLGMALHALKRNEDALEMMDKAIFSDKKNPLPKYQKALILVGLKKYPEALDELERLREIAPRESSMYALMGKIYKQLNILDKAVFCFGTALDLKPPAADLAIIKAAMEKVHLPDDLIEDDL; encoded by the exons GTAAGAAGTTGCCGGAGTCTCGgtacttgtttgctatatcatgcTTTCGAATGAACCTCTTGCGGGAAGCTGAAGAAACTCTATGTCCAGTCAATGAACCAAACGTTGAG GTTCCAAGTGGTGCGACAGGACATTACCTTCTTGGATTAATTTACAG GTACACTGGCAGAGTGGCACCAGCAGCTGAGCAATTTACACAAGCTTTGACTCTAGACCCTCTTTTATGGGCAGCATACGAGGAATTGTGTATACTAG GTGTTGCTGAAGATGCAAATGAATGTTTCAGCGAAGCAACTGCTCTACGTCTCCAGCAGGAACACACATCGACATCAAATTTGGAGAAGTCAAACTTTGTCAATGAAAACCGGGTTCTATCTTCTAATGTATCAGCCAGCCTCGTGGATATCAGCCCAAAGCAAATAAAACAACTGCATGCTAACAACACAGCTGAAGTACCTGGTTATCCTCATTTAAGAGCAACTGCATTGCATGTGCAGAACAGTGTACCATCTAATGTAGGACAGTTTGATAGCCCATCACCAACTGTAACACAG ACTTCTGGTATTGTTCCACCACCACTGTTTAGGAATGTCCATGCCTATCAGAATACAATTATTGGTGATGCTCCAGCCAAACCAAAGATGAATGCAGTGAACCAACCACTGAGAAGAAAATACCTGGATGAAGCAAGACTGAAGAAG GTTACTGGAAGGCTCTTTAATCAGAGTAGTGAGTCAATACCTCGAAGAAGTGCAAGACTTTCTAGGGATACACCaataaattcaaattcaaatatatcTCAGTTTGGAGGGAATGGAACAGATCATTCGTCAG GAAGCAGGTATGAAGCTGTTGACGAGATGTGGACAGATAATATAGCAGCAACCTCATCTTCTGTAAGTATAGCTGAAGGAAGATGCTTTGAGCAAGATAAACCTGAGCGAATCCTGTCAcaagactccaaattggtgactGGTATCAGAGAGCTATTGGGACTTCTGCGGACACTTGGGGAAGGCTATAGGCTATCATGCTTGTTTAAGTGCCAG GAAGCACTAGAGGTCTATAGAAAACTCCCAGAGCCACAATTTAATACTGGATGGGTTTTATGCCAG GTTGGGAAGGCATATTTTGAACTGGTGGATTATTTAGAAGCTAATCATTTCTTTGAGTTAGCGCATCGATTATCACCCTGCACATTGGAGGGAATGGACATCTACTCTACTGTTCTTTAT CATTTGAATGAGGAGATGCGGATAAGTTACCTTGCTCAAGAGCTTATTTCTGTTGATCGACTATCTCCTCAAGCATG GTGTGCAGTGGGAAATTGCTTTGCATTGCGTAAAGATCATGAGACTGCTCTGAAAAACTTCCAGCGTGCTGTACAGATTGACCCGAGAGTTGCATACGCTCACACTCTATGTGGTCACGA ATATTCTGCATTGGAGGATTACGAGAACAGTGTTAAATTCTACCGATGTGCACTTCAGGTGGATGAAAGGCACTACAATGCCTGGTATGGGCTTGGAGTGGTGTACCTTCGCCAGGAAAAGTTCGAGTTTGCAGAGCATCATTTCAGAAGGGCATTTCAGATAAATCCTCGGTCTTCTGTTCTTATGTGCTATCTTGGGATGGCCTTACATGCTCTAAAG AGGAATGAGGATGCACTGGAGATGATGGATAAAGCTATATTTTCTGATAAGAAGAATCCGCTTCCCAAGTATCAGAAAGCTTTAATTCTGGTAGGCCTTAAAAAATATCCGGAAGCTCTGGATGAGTTGGAGCGGCTAAGAGAGATTGCACCTCGTGAGAGTAGTATGTATGCACTTATGGGGAAGATATACAAGCAACTAAATATTCTCGACAAGGCTGTATTTTGTTTCGGCACTGCCCTAGATTTGAAACCTCCCGCTGCTGACCTTGCTATAATCAAG GCTGCAATGGAGAAAGTACACCTTCCAGATGATCTGATCGAGGATGACCTGTAA